The following are encoded together in the Myxococcales bacterium genome:
- the cheB gene encoding chemotaxis-specific protein-glutamate methyltransferase CheB — protein sequence MDIPVIAPSTVLVVDDSAFNRRNISEMLETSSEVRVVGKAGDGEEALRLALSLRPDVITLDLEMPRMDGFTFLRILMSKLPTPVIVVSSYSAKENVFRALELGALDFVAKPDQKSDGDFQGIAAELLAKVLLARTLRRGVIVARPQLDSLPGTDSVPPRSAERLPPRHVIGIASSTGGPTALMQLMSRMPARYPNAVVVAQHMPEKFTRTFAERLGRRSELDIREAVEADELVAGVALVCPGGRSVVLDPRPPTSMPRVRVRPPAADDRYVPSADRLFTSLAEAQGSRAVGVILTGMGDDGVVGAQAILKAGGVVVAESEATAIVYGMPGAAMRAKVVTHSLALPEIAEYLASLT from the coding sequence ATGGACATTCCGGTCATTGCCCCCTCCACGGTCCTGGTCGTCGACGACTCGGCCTTCAATCGGCGCAACATCTCGGAGATGCTCGAGACGAGCTCCGAGGTGCGGGTCGTCGGCAAGGCGGGGGACGGTGAGGAGGCGCTGCGCCTGGCGCTCTCGCTGCGGCCGGACGTCATCACGCTCGACCTCGAGATGCCGCGGATGGATGGCTTCACGTTCCTCAGAATCCTGATGAGCAAGCTGCCGACTCCGGTCATCGTGGTCTCGAGCTACAGCGCGAAAGAGAACGTGTTCCGCGCGCTCGAGCTCGGCGCGCTCGATTTCGTCGCCAAACCCGACCAGAAGAGCGACGGCGACTTTCAAGGTATCGCCGCCGAGCTGCTGGCAAAGGTGCTGCTCGCTCGCACCCTCCGGCGCGGTGTCATCGTGGCACGACCGCAGCTCGACTCCCTGCCCGGCACCGACTCGGTCCCGCCGCGCTCCGCCGAGCGGCTGCCCCCGCGGCACGTGATCGGGATCGCCTCGAGCACGGGCGGTCCAACGGCGCTGATGCAGCTCATGTCACGCATGCCGGCGCGTTATCCCAACGCAGTGGTCGTGGCGCAGCACATGCCGGAGAAGTTCACCCGAACGTTCGCCGAGCGACTAGGCCGGCGCAGTGAGCTGGACATCCGGGAGGCCGTGGAGGCTGACGAATTGGTTGCCGGAGTCGCCCTGGTTTGTCCGGGCGGGCGCTCAGTCGTGCTCGATCCGCGTCCGCCGACGTCGATGCCGAGGGTCCGGGTCCGGCCCCCGGCGGCCGACGACCGCTACGTCCCCAGCGCGGACCGGCTGTTCACGAGCTTGGCGGAGGCCCAGGGGTCTCGCGCCGTGGGGGTGATTCTCACCGGCATGGGGGACGACGGTGTCGTCGGCGCGCAGGCCATTCTGAAGGCCGGCGGCGTGGTGGTGGCGGAGAGTGAGGCCACCGCGATCGTGTACGGCATGCCCGGCGCCGCGATGCGCGCCAAGGTCGTCACACACTCGCTCGCGCTGCCCGAGATCGCCGAATATCTCGCGTCTCTGACCTGA